In Musa acuminata AAA Group cultivar baxijiao chromosome BXJ3-11, Cavendish_Baxijiao_AAA, whole genome shotgun sequence, one DNA window encodes the following:
- the LOC135653096 gene encoding zinc finger protein CONSTANS-LIKE 16-like — MCPDLVQLSTPSPILLEKVRDILPRRSKLGEKVHPFPAPSADELSSGSMRSSRRSRSKARRPKYVSLRRHLAPRPPPSPADPSDMFSSAAADDDDDATARCHQLDLFPLQPEHLDRDPHVACLLDDRGGGREPTIAALLGCGGGGDSSSGSPSPVCLASRSMNREEEEEEEEEEGGDGDGLARRALRGRERWAYCRSSSSSSEEEVASSAAEGNGGVDLWRCVTPQALALKLDYEEILAVWSDRRPLYMDGEGPQVVPQLQHPCDSAVLPVLVEVGCWSSSPWKVPEQRAEGKERSGMSREARVMRYKEKRRNRLFAKRIRYEVRKFNAEKRPRVKGRFVRRNDEDEDHS, encoded by the exons ATGTGTCCTGATTTGGTCCAGCTCAGCACTCCCTCGCCGATCCTTCTAGAAAAAGTGCGCGACATTTTGCCTCGGAGATCGAAACTGGGGGAGAAAGTGCACCCTTTTCCTGCTCCATCAGCGGACGAGTTAAGTAGTGGGAGTATGCGGAGCTCTCGGCGATCCCGATCGAAGGCGCGCAGGCCCAAGTACGTCAGCCTCCGTCGTCACCtcgctcctcgtcctcctccttcgcCCGCGGATCCTTCCGACATGTTCTCCTCCGCTGCTGCCGACGATGACGACGACGCCACCGCCCGCTGCCACCAGCTCGACCTCTTCCCCCTCCAGCCGGAGCACCTCGACCGCGACCCCCACGTCGCGTGCCTGCTCGACGACCGCGGCGGGGGCCGGGAGCCGACGATCGCCGCCCTCCTCGGCTGCGGCGGTGGTGGCGACTCCTCATCCGGTTCGCCCTCGCCGGTGTGCCTGGCGTCGCGGTCGATGaaccgggaggaggaggaggaggaggaggaggaggagggcggagaTGGAGACGGGCTCGCGAGGCGGGCACTCCGGGGACGGGAGCGGTGGGCGTActgccgctcctcctcctcctcgtcggaggaggaggtGGCTAGCTCCGCCGCCGAGGGCAACGGTGGCGTGGATCTGTGGCGGTGCGTGACGCCGCAGGCTCTGGCGCTCAAGTTGGACTACGAGGAGATCCTGGCGGTGTGGTCGGACAGGAGGCCGCTTTACATGGACGGCGAAGGTCCTCAGGTCGTGCCGCAGCTCCAACACCCCTGCGACTCCGCGGTCCTCCCG GTGCTGGTGGAGGTGGGGTGCTGGAGCAGTAGTCCATGGAAGGTGCCGGAGCAGCGGGCGGAGGGTAAGGAGAGGAGCGGCATGAGCAGGGAAGCGAGGGTGATGAGGTACAAGGAGAAGAGAAGGAACCGCCTGTTTGCGAAGAGGATACGGTACGAGGTCCGGAAGTTTAACGCTGAGAAGCGGCCACGAGTGAAG GGCCGGTTTGTAAGAAGGAATGATGAAGATGAAGACCATTCTTGA
- the LOC103970731 gene encoding uncharacterized protein LOC103970731, translated as MAEISEDAPPPAAAAADAGVQGEAAPTRRSTKPGRKRLFLTFSVLLSFLSGLPFFLKSTEIHRSPLPFESIDALSRRLQFDPPSLPCHFRAVFLRSGADRTLAARLQSAIAADMGRRAGNRLSCGGCGRGFAVSVTVDSGEECVSDDGGVAGSCLWTCGAVSLDGSGEDDSAVDELLDSVMRGAGGKECVDAGGGRVYTVVVMEKEDVESVRVVVGKHRHAWIVGKVSETDTVSIISKVFVKYFMNGGKEGGGMEKGIGEFVPVGADGTVALSFSLLNADPSDWVYDWDFQEMSKIMLAPVAKALTPIANISIESQVLYHTPKSSNSYWDEKYGGYIFSLRDLPFFVNSNEWHLDTSVTAAGRSKVLQFVVYVPSAIECPLLLQLPNGEISKTNSFISPMWGGIVIWNPPQCTGDSQKKHLEGSTLPPQELEKIFQVFIAQLRMLFGLTSNYIDSSETEISKFLDSERGFTDWELDVLFRHHACFNLHSCVNTLESLAKLVQSLPRMIVMDEIGKQVKYSLEAASLAQMNASLGIYDASAASSRKAKALAEDAFFHPSIMSISYSSIEHYFAIYMPFFAPVSLHVLLAAIKELKRYKREKAKYMAFAADQARSS; from the exons ATGGCGGAGATTTCCGAGGACGCTCCTCctcctgccgccgccgccgccgacgccGGAGTCCAAGGCGAAGCGGCCCCCACACGGCGGTCCACGAAACCCGGCCGCAAGCgtctcttcctcaccttctccgtcctcctctcttttctctcag GACTCCCTTTCTTCCTTAAGTCCACCGAGATCCACCGATCGCCGCTCCCTTTCGAGTCCATCGACGCCCTTTCCCGCCGCCTCCAATTCGACCCTCCCTCTCTACCCTGCCACTTCCGGGCCGTCTTCCTCCGGTCAGGAGCCGACCGTACCCTCGCCGCACGACTCCAGTCCGCGATCGCCGCCGATATGGGGAGACGTGCCGGCAACCGTCTCTCCTGCGGCGGCTGTGGCCGCGGCTTCGCCGTCTCCGTCACCGTGGACTCCGGCGAGGAATGCGTGAGCGATGACGGCGGTGTGGCAGGTTCCTGCCTTTGGACGTGCGGCGCGGTGAGTTTGGATGGTAGTGGCGAGGATGATTCTGCTGTTGATGAGTTGCTGGATTCGGTTATGAGGGGAGCGGGTGGAAAGGAGTGCGTGGAcgccggtggcgggagggtttacACTGTGGTGGTAATGGAGAAGGAAGATGTTGAGAGCGTGAGGGTTGTTGTGGGGAAGCATCGGCATGCTTGGATTGTGGGTAAGGTTTCAGAAACAGATACTGTCTCCATCATCAGCAAGGTGTTTGTGAAATACTTCATGAATGGGGGGAAGGAGGGAGGTGGAATGGAGAAAGGAATAGGAGAGTTCGTGCCAGTTGGGGCCGATGGGACTGTTGCTCTCTCCTTTAGTTTGTTGAATGCTGATCCTAGCGACTGGGTTTACGATTG GGACTTCCAAGAAATGAGTAAGATCATGTTGGCTCCTGTGGCCAAGGCCCTAACTCCCATAGCAAACATAAGCATAGAAAGTCAG GTCTTATACCATACTCCAAAGTCTTCTAATTCTTACTGGGATGAGAAGTATGGTGGCTACATCTTTAGTCTAAGAGACCTTCCATTCTTT GTAAATTCCAATGAGTGGCATCTCGATACCTCAGTTACGGCCGCTGGACGATCAAAAGTTCTCCAATTTGTGGT ATATGTGCCATCTGCAATCGAATGTCCACTTCTCTTACAGCTCCCCAATGGAGAGATCTCCAAGACCAATAGTTTTATATCTCCT ATGTGGGGAGGCATTGTTATCTGGAATCCACCTCAGTGTACTGGAGATTCTCAGAAGAAGCATCTCGAGGGAAGTACCTTACCACCTCAG GAACTTGAGAAGATCTTTCAAGTATTCATAGCGCAACTACGGATGCTCTTTGGTCTCACATCAAATTATATTGATTCTTCTGAAACAGAAATATCTAAATTTTTGGACAGTGAAAGAGGCTTTACAGATTG GGAGTTGGATGTGCTATTTCGGCATCATGCATGTTTCAATCTGCATTCATGTGTTAACACACTTGAGTCGCTTGCTAAATTA GTCCAATCACTTCCAAGAATGATTGTCATGGATGAAATTGGAAAACAG GTCAAGTATTCGCTTGAAGCTGCAAGTTTAGCTCAGATGAATGCCTCTCTTGGAATATATGATGCTTCAGCTG CCTCCTCTAGGAAAGCAAAGGCTTTAGCAGAGGATGCATTTTTTCATCCATCGATCATGTCAATCAGTTATTCCTCCATTGAGCACTACTTTGCAATATACATG CCTTTTTTTGCACCAGTTTCTCTTCATGTGCTGTTGGCAGCTATCAAAGAACTAAAAAGATACAAGAGGGAAAAAGCAAAATATATGGCATTTGCTGCTGACCAGGCCAGGTCTTCCTAG